The sequence GGGCTGCGGCAGGAGCTCGACGCCGAGCGGGCCTCCGCGGAGACGGCGGCCAGCGAGGCCATGCTCATGATCGAGCGCCTGCAGCGGGAGAAGGCCGCCGCGCAGATGGAGGCCCGCCAGTTCAAGCGCTACGCCGAGGGCCGCGAAGACAGGGAGCGCGAGGTCCAGGACGAGCTCGCGTCGCTCTCCGACCTCGCCGCCTCCTACCACTCCCGCCTCCAGTCCCACGGCATCGACCCGGACTCCTTCACCGACGAGGACGATGAGGAATCATACGAGGAGGTGGGCGCCGAAGACGTGGAGCAGATCCACATGGCTGCGCTGGAGGTGAAGCCGAACGCCCGCGAGTCGACCAATGGCATGGTGAAAACCATGGTCGTTGGCAACGATGGCGAGGAAGAAGTGGAGGACGCCGAGGAGGAGCCGTCGTCCCCAGTGGAGAAGGAATTCGAGTACACGGTGGACGTTACCTGCGCGAGCACAACGAAACCAGCTACATCTGTGGTTGCAGAGTATGTGGGGGACGGGAACTCGGGGGGATTGTATGCAAGGGTCGAGGCGCTGGAGGCGGACAGGGTAGCGCTGCGGAGGGAGATTTCCGTGCTGCGGGCCGAGAGGGCACAGCTGGTGATGGCCAGGGAGATGGCGCGGCGGCTCTGCTGGGAGATGGTTGCTGAGCAGAGAGCCATCGTGAAGAAAGCAGTAGTCCCTGCGAGCAGTTTCTCAGTACTCGGGATTTGCAAGGTATACATTTTGCTAACAACATTGGCCATTGTCATCGAATTCTTTTCTGTTTAAGTAGCATCGATTTTGTTTCTTAAAAGGGTGCTAAGTTAGGCACATTTGGAGTATTCAGTCACATTGCAATGATTGACTTGGTAGAAAGATTTTCATGTGATTTCTTACGGTGAGTTAGAGGAAATAGTCTTTTAGGGAAGTGAGCTGAGGTGTTATACCGTAGAGTGACCTGATTACACAAAATCAGGGTTTCAGTGTTTTTCTTCTTCTCATATTCAGGGATGACGTAGTGGACTACATGGCTTATAGGCTGAACTTGCACAGTGAAGTACTTCTGTAAAACTCAAAGTGCTTCTAAAATCAAAATATTGAGAGAAAATTTAATTTTTAAGTTTATGTGGTTTTGGTTCTTGGAAAAGTAAAGCAGTTCTCATGGCAGAAATATTTTGCTCTTTTGAATTCCTTGGTGTACACAGGCAAATATTAGCATATTTGAAGAGTTGCCATTTTGATCATCATCTTCGTTTGTACTTTTTGGGTCAGATCTAttaaagcatcaacattaaatttACAAGCTTTTGGTTTAGTTGTTTGGGGCATAAAAGGAAGTTGTCCTGTTATTGTACCCCATATGTGTGTTGTGCAATTAAATTAAGATCCATTGCTGAAGTTGATGTTTGAGTTACTAGACAATGTTGCTCGTGAGGTATTTAATATTCTCCTTGTATCCATTGACGGTATACTAATAACATCTAGTTTGCACATAATGGCGTACATATATTTTCAGTTAACTCTGTAGTCTGCTACTTTATGTGGGTGTTGCGTTTCAGGTCAGAAGGCCCAACTATAAATGTTGATGTACCTGAATGCTGTAAATGGTTTGCTGGTTTGGTCATGCTAAGACCGGGGATTATTCCCTATAATTCTAAAAATATTTTTTTTGTTAAATTTAATACATGCCCACAATGAGGTTCACAAAATGACGCTTGAGTTGCGTTGATGGCATAACAAGTATTTTATATTGTTCTACCTCATATGCATTACACACACTTCAGTAAATATCCAT is a genomic window of Zea mays cultivar B73 chromosome 5, Zm-B73-REFERENCE-NAM-5.0, whole genome shotgun sequence containing:
- the LOC100277002 gene encoding uncharacterized LOC100277002; translated protein: MDPVADPSPSRRSLKRRPPARSPELSPKAGPGAREAAAAEELIRRVEELEAAAARLRGEKEAAEDAARGLRQELDAERASAETAASEAMLMIERLQREKAAAQMEARQFKRYAEGREDREREVQDELASLSDLAASYHSRLQSHGIDPDSFTDEDDEESYEEVGAEDVEQIHMAALEVKPNARESTNGMVKTMVVGNDGEEEVEDAEEEPSSPVEKEFEYTVDVTCASTTKPATSVVAEYVGDGNSGGLYARVEALEADRVALRREISVLRAERAQLVMAREMARRLCWEMVAEQRAIVKKAVVPASSFSVLGICKWVLSTLFWRNGRSTAKYTFGLSTTFLGLLLLLDRSTLLSPWRRLPRPQR